The following is a genomic window from Methanobrevibacter boviskoreani JH1.
ATATTTTTAAAGAGTTTAATATAATATTGAATTTATTTTTTTAATAAAATTAACATTTATATATTCAGTTTAAATTTTTAAAAGTTATGAAATAAATTTATTTTAACTTAAAAATATTTGTTTTAAAAAGTTGAATTCTAGAATAAAATAATTCATTAAATCACTTTTTAAATAATTTATTTTAATATGATAAGTATTATTAATGTTTATTGTGGTGTATAATTATGGAAGAAATTAAATTAGATGGTAAAAGTGAGGATATTGTTTATGATAATATTCAGAAACTTAAGAAACTATTTCCTGAAATAGTTAATGAAGATAAAATTGATTTTGAAAAACTAGAAGAAACTTTAGGAAATTACGATGAAATTGATACAAGTAAAGAAAGGTATAATTTTACTTGGCCGGGTAAAACTGATGCTATTCGTGAGTCTCAAAAGCAGTCTACTGGTACTTTGAGGCCTTGTGTTGAGGAGTCTAAGGATTGGGATTCTACTCAAAACTTGTATATTGAGGGGGATAATTTGGAGGTTCTTAAATTACTTCAGAAAAGTTATTATGGTAAGGTTAAATGTATTTATATTGATCCTCCTTATAATACTGGTAAGGATTTTGTTTATCATGATGATTATAAGGATAATCTGGAAAATTATTTAGAGCTTACGGGTCAGGTTTCTAAAGTAGAAGGAGAGAGAGAGAGAGAGCAATGGTATTAAATTGAGTACTAATGTTGAGTCTGATGGTCGTTTTCATAGTAATTGGTTGAATATGATGTATCCTCGTCTTAAGTTGGCTAGGAATTTATTAAAAGATGATGGTGTTATTTTTATTAGTATTGATGATAATGAGGTTGATAATCTTAAAAAAATTTGTAATGATATTTTTGGTGAACAGAATTTTCAATCTTGTGTTTCTTGGAGAAGACGTTCAAATCAACCAAATGATGATTCAAAAATGATTGCAAAAGTTAAAGAATATATATTGGTTTATTCAAAGTCTTATGAAGTATTAAAAAAATTGAAATCATTTGGAAAAGTACCTTTGAGTGATAAAAGGCTTTCTACATATACTAATCCAGATAATGATCCTAAAGGAGAATGGAGCACAACTCCTTGGTGTGCAAGTAGAGGTCAAGGAGGTTCTAAATATGAAATTGTAACTCCTACAGGTAAATCATATAATGAAACATGGTTAGGTACAAAAGAAACTTTTAAAAATTTACTTGAGGAAGAAAGAATTGTATTTACAAATAATGGGGATGGAAAACCACGTAAAAAAGTTTATAAAAGAGATGCTATTAAAAAAGGTCAATCTGCAATAGATTTTTGGCAAGGTAAAATGTTTGGAGATAATTTGTCTGCCACCGCTGATTTAAAAAAAATTTTCAAATTAAATAGGATATTTGATTATTCTAAGCCTGTTAATTTATTGAATATTATATTAAG
Proteins encoded in this region:
- a CDS encoding DNA methyltransferase, translated to MEEIKLDGKSEDIVYDNIQKLKKLFPEIVNEDKIDFEKLEETLGNYDEIDTSKERYNFTWPGKTDAIRESQKQSTGTLRPCVEESKDWDSTQNLYIEGDNLEVLKLLQKSYYGKVKCIYIDPPYNTGKDFVYHDDYKDNLENYLELTGQVSKVEGEREREQWY
- a CDS encoding site-specific DNA-methyltransferase: MSTNVESDGRFHSNWLNMMYPRLKLARNLLKDDGVIFISIDDNEVDNLKKICNDIFGEQNFQSCVSWRRRSNQPNDDSKMIAKVKEYILVYSKSYEVLKKLKSFGKVPLSDKRLSTYTNPDNDPKGEWSTTPWCASRGQGGSKYEIVTPTGKSYNETWLGTKETFKNLLEEERIVFTNNGDGKPRKKVYKRDAIKKGQSAIDFWQGKMFGDNLSATADLKKIFKLNRIFDYSKPVNLLNIILRLSCPFIDGLVLDFFSGSATMAEAVLKYNSTMQKKLNYVMIQLDEKIPKSSEAYNAGYGNICEIGKERIRRAGDMIVGESGNSDLDIGFKVFKLDSSNLEKWDPDFDNLEQTLLSFQDNVKSDRCDLDLVYEVMLKYGLDLTLSVEKIELSNNLVYSVGFGALLICLDDNVTSGIANEIVDLQKDSEVIRVVFKDNGFASDSDKTNIKETLRTNGIEEFITI